One Apteryx mantelli isolate bAptMan1 chromosome Z, bAptMan1.hap1, whole genome shotgun sequence genomic window, GATGGAGGTGACCTTCAGGGTAGGGCTGTGAGCTCCACAGGAAGGGACGGGTGGGAAGGCTGTGACTAGAGAGAAATTTGAAGGAACTGAGTGTTTGTACacttgcacgcacacacacacacacacacacacacacacacagttttcaATTCAGAGATGCTTCAGCATGtcagtgcctctctctctctctctctctctctctctctctctctctctctctctcatcacaCACACTTGTGCATGCACATGCCGAGTTGCTGTCATCTCCTCAGCGCTCATCGTTCCTTCAGCGGAGCCTTCCTGGCCCCCTTCCCCCCATCCTCAGCGGAGGGTCTTTCCcgctccctccctttcccttcccctcgccactggcagccggcgccgtgggagCTGGCACTCGGTCTCCCCCCCTGGAGGAGGGCTGAGGCACGTCCCCGGGCTCCGCTTCTGTAGGATGCATTGATATGCTGAGCATAGAGGGGCAGTTCACCTTCACTgcggagcagccccagctgcacTGTGCCACCTTCTTCATCGGGGACCCCGAGGAGCTCATCACCATAGACTATGACTTTGTCAACATTGACTGCCAAGGAGGAGATTTCCTGAAGGTAAGCTGGCAagtcctgctgctcttcccctcctctcctctaaTTCTTCAAGCGTGAGGTTATGTGCAGAAGGGGTAGGTGAATGTGTGCGCAcacgagtgtgtgtgtgtgtgtagagtaGGATTTTACAAAGCAGCCGCCTGTGGGATgtctgtccctcctcccccccaggcCCTTGGGAACACCCCATCCCTGTAAGGCACAATCTGGTGCAGGCTGAGACTCCatctcccagccacagcacagtCTCTCCTGAACTTTTCCAGGAATTTTATTTTCCCAGACCGAAGAGCACACCTCTATTGAGTTCCCATATCTGGGGGAtagtttgaaaagaaaagtttGGCCAATACAAGCTAACCCTCTCAGCCTAATTAGGAGGGCTTTGTTATTGCTTTTGTAATGCCATGAATCATATGAACCCTGAAGATAATGACACAGCTCTCTAAACTGCTATTTCTGCTCCAGGATCTCCACTCTATGGTCATTAGCATTTGTTTATTGAGTGGATTGTTTCGGTCTTTCTTTTAAATGGCCCTATTAGAGCTTTTCAGGACATCCACTCTGAACAGAACGAATTTCATGACTCAGAGCCATTTATATTCCAGCACCAACAAACTTTATCAAAGCATTTTGCTGGCAGAGAGAAATGTTGCCCAAGATCTGAACTCAGTTCAGGAGACAAGGGGAGGCTCGAAGGTacctgctccctcccctcaccTTGAGCTCTGTCCATTGCACTGTGGCAGCTGTACCCAGCTCAGACCCCATCCTGCCTGCCAGCATGCCGAGCTCTGAGGAGGAGGAGTAAGGAAAGTTGCTCTTCAACCCCTCATCTCCCCCTTGGAGAGATGTGGCCCCCCCTGCTTGTTTTCCCTTGGGGAATCCTGTTTCTCCATCCTTTACACCTGACCAGGATCTCTTCAAATGCCAAGTTGCTATACCTAAGGGCTAGGTTGAGGAGGCTGATTTCAGCCTCTTGTGGGTCCAGGTTTTTGTACCTAGACTTACGGCCATTTGTAAAGGCTAGAAAAATGCCAAGAGATCTTTGATGACACTTTACAGAGTTGTTCTCCCTTTGTTTATGGGGACCCTCAGTTTCTTTATTATGCTATTGAATTTATAAAGACAGCTTTTCCCTGATGTGACTTGAGCACCCACATCTCATTACTTTAGAAAATTTGCAGTTCTAGAAAACCTGGAGATGGATCCTGCAGCTCTTCCATAAGAAGGTCCCATGCATATTCACATTAGGATTACTCACCTAAGCAGTGGCAGAATCTGGTCCTTAGACATTCAAAGTATCAGCAAAGAACAACTGAAGCGTAGAAGGGATTACTGAGTGAGAGCAGCTAGTGGGTAATCGAAACAGCAAGGAAGGTAACTGTTCAGCTACACTAGAGTTAATGCAAATTTCTAGTTCTGACATATTTCTGACACATTTCCCTGAACATGGTGAGGGCaaattttttgctatttttgttgTGAAGGAACAATTTGTTGATGTTGCTCCTTAAGATCCAGTCAAGTAGGCAGCATTTGTTCTGCTTTCTAGTGGTTAGGGCGAGCTGAAAGAAAAGACGCAGAAGTGAGCAATACCTCCGTCAGTAATTCCTCCACAAAACTGCTATTCTTCCATGCTGAAGCACCAGTGCTCTGGAATGCCTCCAGGTCAGCTAGAGACAAGCTGTAAAGCATGTATGATGGAAAATTACAGGCCGTGTCAATGGAATTAATGCCTAGAGCTTGAGAGGGTGACCTACGTTTGATGTGGCTTCCAAATCAAGTTGTTTAAAAACTTGACTTAATAACAGTGGAATTACAATAGTAATAAACCCCAAAACTGATGCAAACATCATGATGGAACAAAAAGAGTTGCCTCCTTCTAAAATGTCACCAATGTTGTCACCTGAAGGAAGTAAAAAAGATATTAATATGTATACGCATCCATTTCCTGAATATTGACTGAAGTTGAGTAATTAGTAAAATGCCAGGAAATATAGAAGtacaaagtatttcattttaactgGTGACTTTGAACAAGTCATCCGGTGTCAGAATAAAAAAGGTCTATGAAACGAGTAGGTTATCTCTGCAATACTTTATTTCTGTTCTAAACTAgcagaatgattaaaaaaaaaagctctggttTATATTCTTGAACCTCTTTAGGTATTTGATGGCTGGATACTCAAAGGAGAGAAATTTCCTAGTTCCTTGGACCATCCTCTCCCCACTTCCCAAAGATATGTAGACTACTGTGAAAGCGGCAATATTCAGAGGAGCATCAGGTCATCACAGAATGTGGCCATGATCTTCTTCAGGATTCACCAGCCAGGCAATGGATTTACTGTCACTGTCAAGAAAAATGCCAATCTTTTCCGTAAGTCTCATTTTTATATTGTCAAATGGGCTTACATTTTGGGCAGAAATCAAAATGAATGTATCAGTTTGCATTGAATTCTCTCTCTGATACTATTTACACTGAAATAGTTCCAATAACTTGAGTGGATCCACATGCACCTGCATGGCTGAGGATTTGATCCAGGCTCAGTATAcgttgcaaaaaaagaaaattaatgaagtATAAGACATAACTTAAGCAGAGCTTCTACATTTGGGAACCAAAGGTTGTCTGGTTCAAAGAAGTTCTATTCCAATCTAATATTGTCATGTCCAATCACATTTGGTCAGAACAAACAGTATTCATTTAGAGATTTTAATCTCAGCAATTTTTAGATCtggatgaaaaaaggaaaaaatatttgaaaatgttaagCAGTACAAACAGTATTTCGAACAATTATGTGAAAAGTGCTATTTGATTACAAGGGTCTACTTGCAAGTTATCTCCCTAAGCCTCAGAGCTGGCAAGGTACACATGATGGTTACCTGCACAAATTTTATCAAGACAGGACAGGAGATCTGGCTTAAATATTTGACAGTTATTATTCAGGTGAGTATGGTTCATCTGCTTTGCCACACAAAGGCTGAAGATAACAGCCAGTCTGCCCTGCTCTTACTCTGAGTTGTTCAGACAAGCCTGGAAGTTGTGTCTCCATGCTGCTGTGGCTCTGCACCTGCAGACGCAATTATTTTGTGCAACTGCTGGATCTGGCTTGTGTCCATTCACCTCGGAGAGCAGGCAGAAGAAACTGCATGCCTCCATGTCTTCATGGAGACCCCCTTGGGTTGCTTCCCAGCTAGGCACATGCACAGGTGATAACCTACTGTCTTACCTGAACTGTTGAACTTGAACTTTAAGATAAAATCATCACTTGCCTGTTCTAGTTTCAATGGGATGTTTCTCAGGGTAAGGAACTGCTCAGTTAAGAGAAGTAGAATAAGActcagaggttttttgttttagcGATGTCAGGCAATAGCAAGTCAAAACAGACATAAAACTAAATGAAAGCCCTGCATCCATATTTAGCCTCCTTCAAACTGGCACCTCCCACCCTGACCATGAGTCGTTGATGCATGGATTTGGGGTGGGAGCTCTCCTATTGACAGCTGCTCCTTCAGGTTCTGCCAGGCTTGATACTACATTGTACGCAATTGACAGGGAATTTCTAGAGAACAAATGCCATataagaaacacagaaaatgccaTATGCATATTTTTTCAGCATTTGGTTATACATCTCAGTAATGAAATCATCTGTTCTTTGTGAGTACCAAATGTACATGACTTTGCTACATTCAGGCAACGATGACTGCACAAGTAACTCTTGTACCTTCTCCCCATGCCCCAGCTTGCAATGTCATCTCTCAGACTCCTTCTGGAAGATTTACCATGGTTATTCCTCATCAGCACAGAAACTGCAGCTTTTCTATAATTTACCCAGTGGTGATAAAAATATCTGATCTTATCCTGGGACATTTAAATGGCCTCTTTTTAAAGGTGAGTTTTTCTGTTCCATAACAAATTACTACCAAGTGCATTTTTCCTGGGACTGGAAGAGGGAAGCAGCGGGTGAAGCAGGGGTAGCCTCTGCTGTTGGCACCGGCTGTTAAGGCATGTGCGGTCCAGATCACGTGCGCAACTGCTGCGGGCTCTGGTTCCCCCACAGAGATCAGAGCTGGATTTGTCTCTGTTGCTATTGTCTCTGTAATGTCGCAGAGGCAATCAAATTATGCAAAGTACCATTAATGCATGTAAATATTGCTTGCCATAACAAAGGCTAAGAATCTCATTAGAAAGAAAGGAGCACTTTCCCAGAGAGTTGTCTGTCTGCATTTAAGCTAATGAAAGCAGCAACGGTTCTGAACAGACACCAATCAGATATTGAGGTCCTTAGTATGGTGAAAATACAAATGTGTTTACAACAGATCCCCTGCTCAGTGTGCCAAGCAtcctctgctccattttttctGGCACACAGCACAGGGGCTGGAGTTTGGCTGCAGCATCTGAGTGCTTGCTGGTGGCCAGTGGCCACCGGGTAGGAGAGGACAAGAGCTGTTGCTGGCACCCTCTAACCAGGAGGTCTGAAAAAGTGTAAATTTCAAAATGTCCACAAGGATAGGAGCGGAATTTGGCCCTAAGACaccagaggaaagagaaaataaagtttgtttttttgctgccgATGCAATTGGTAGCCTAGGTCCTTCACTGGGATGAAACCAATTAGTAGTTACACCCTTGCCTTACATGCTATTTGCACAGAGACTCTGACTCTCCCTCATCAGAAAGAGGGAGATCCCcacttttattaggaaaaaaaaaaaggcaaaacaaggcAAAAGAAACATAAATCGAATTTAAAGTCTTTTGTATACAAGAAGAACCCATCTTCTTCCCTTATAAACTAGCTGAAAATAGTTGTAGACCCAATTCTGAACTCAAAGCCAGATGTCCTTGACCCTCCAGGAGCTCCATCTTTCCTCTTGATGTCTGTGAACGAGTGGCAACATGACTGATCAATCATTCAGGATGGCTAGATGTGTCCAAAATGTCTCCAAAGCTGGCCTTTGGCGGAAGGGGCAAATGAGTTGGCTTATTCAGCAGTGGGCAGACAAGAGACTATAACAGGAGAAGAGATAAAGAAATCAAACACCTAAGCAGCACCATACGGGTCACAGGCCAAAGGTGCTCAAGGGGTTTGCGTGAGATACTTTTGGCAAACAGTACTGACTTTCAGAAAAAAGGAGTGGTGGGTCTAATATTGAGTAAGCTATTGTTGTCAGGCAAAAATACTATTTTCGTTAATTCCTACTTCATCTAAACTCTGCTACAATAGTGAATTTTAGCAACCCTTATTGCTTAGGAATCTAAAAGTACAATACAGTGGAGCTTAAGTTACTGCCTGTCAGCTGAGTGTGGGCATACATTCAGTGCACGACTGTATTAATCTGATTACATGTCTAAGCCCTATGATCAGATTGCTTATCTGCACTGAAATCAATTGAATCAACACTTTAACTACCTAGCTGTAATTTTCAGAGCCCACTTAGGTCTTTCTTTGGAATCTCTAAAGAAAATTAACTTGCTAATGTCAAATTGAAGTATTATTACTTGGGATAAGAACAGCCTGATTTCTCACAGGTTTGAGCACAGAGGACTTCTAAGACCTGCTGTTGACTACAATCATGTCTAGAGAATTGTTACATTTTGAagatatataataaataaattttaatctTTGTATTTTTAGAAACCTTCAGCAGGCTGCGCAGGAGTGGGAGATTTTGTAGAGCTGTTGGGAGGAACTGGCTTAGACCCTTCCAAGATGTTTCCACTAGCTGATCTCTGTCACTCCTTTCATGGGTCTGGTGAGAACTCCTTCTCCCACTTACATCTCTGCATGATAAAATAATTAACTAGAGGGAGTCCTGCAGAGCCCACCCAAATCTGGACTTCCTGCTAAATTTGTGAACTTCACGTGTAGCTGGTGAGAATGAAAGGTGTTCAGCCAGGGTGTTTGGTACAGCAAACCCATGAACACTTTCACTTGTCCTTGCAGTAATCATTACAACAAGGttaagctatatatttttttaaaacacttgtcATATGACAGAAATGATTATTAGAGCCTCAACAGACAGATGACCCAGGAATAATAAATGAAGGCAGAGTGGTTACCTTTTTTGTTAAGGAGTTGTTCCCCACTTACACAGTGTTCCCAAAGCCATCTTTTCTGCTGCCGAAATAAAAAAACTCAGAGCTTGTATACCACAAAAAAACTCAGAGCTTTCACTCACTGCTTCAGACCTTGGGGGAGCTCTGAGTCTGTGTTTCACAGTCATGCCAGGTTGGTGATCTCTTTGtcagcacagaaacaaaaattCACAATTTCTCTAATCTTTAATGTAGAAGAGTAAAAAGTGTAGCAGTGACGACACAGGTAGGCTTCTATAAAACATATGCATGTGTGGTTCATGGAGTATTTGACCTTGGAGTGTAAATGAGTATACTGGAGGGGTGACATTTCCTCAGGGTTAGAGAGCAGGAGCATTCTCCATTGTCTTTCATGGCACCACAGCCTAATGGTCCAGGCACTGTTCAAGGCTTTAACCAACAAGCACTGGTACTGAGCGTATGCTGAGCACCTCAATGAGATTAAAACATGCTTTCCTGCTGTGTAAAAGAGTGCTCTGGCCAGATGGAAGGGGAGATAACATCTTGCCAACTCATGCTCTCTGAATGACCCACAGGAATTCTCCTCAAATGGGCAAAGTGCTCAAGCAGCTCATCTAAAAGCAGTGGTTGGTGACATGCTTCATATGTTTGATTTTTCCTGTGTTGTGCACTGCCATTTGAGTTCGTCTTAGTAGGACTCTTAAATACCTTCACTTCTGCAAACCCCTTTACTGCTGCCACGCAAAACCACCCATCCTTCCAAAAGGAAACACTTCAAAATTGTTAATTTTTGATATGTCCATGGTAGGGTGCTGTTACCTTTAACTATCACTCACGAACAATAGCATACATCTCAAACCACAGACATCTACAGACCTCTATATCTTGTCTATCTATACATGCATGAAAATGGGGGCTCATGAGAAGAGTGAGTGATATTTGTTTGAGTAAAGGTTACGACATTCAATGAACTAGCCAAGCCATTATAAAGTAAAactaaaaaatacagaaaaagatatTTATTCAGTGTTACCACCACTGGCCCATTATTACTACACACAAATACTTGCTTTGTTTTCCAGATTATATGTATTTGTGCCAACATTATATACAGTCTTTTCCCTCTCACTCATATAAATATATCTTTATATCTctcatatatttattttccctAACTAGCCCAAATGAAGATTGGCTGTGACAATACGGTGCTACGAATGGTCTCCAGTGGCAAACATGTCAATCGCGTGACATTTGAGTATTATCAACTTGATCTGCAAGAACTAGAAAACAGAAAGGAGAACAGCATTGAGGAATTCTGCTTTCCTAGTATCTGATAAGCCAAGCAACACATTTTCACACagctaatgaaaataaagttctgGTGGATTcaaaaaatgtacttttctttTAACCAACTGGTATTATCAAACCTTTCTACagtacaagcatttttttttcatacaaatcAATCATTCCCAtgagcaaacaggaaaaaacaaccaATACATTAATCTTTGTTATTaccataatattttttctgcagtaTTTGAGCTCATTTACTACATCCAAAATCAATAGCAAGAACAGAAGACTATGTTTCCAGTGTAACTATTATTAGGGAAACAGATACAAACCCTCTGTGTATCTAATCTGAGCATATACAAAACCCCCAATTAGTATAAACTTCATGCAGGAACTTTATCCTTTTGTATCAggtgcaaacaaaaaaaataagatgGTGGAATGAACTTCCAGTTTTGTAACCAGAAATCCAACATTAGTGTGTGTAAAAGCTTCTCGTTTGTTTATGACTATAAATGTACTATTTATTTCTAAtgatatgtttttaataaaaatttatagCATGAAAACTTCCTTACACAAACCCAAACATGAATAAATACATTCAGAGAGTTGGCAAGATGTTATTATGTTGTGTTTTTCTGAAGAGCTCTTTTCACATTTTGGTTAAACTTCCTAAGTCTTGTGCAGTTTTCTGGAAATGATAATTTTGAACATATGTCACTGTAAAATTGTGGACTATTAAAGCAGCATTATGGGCAGAAATTTGGTTTGCCAATCTTGCATACATCTTCACATAGCATATGTTCCAGTTTAACACTTACTGGCACCTCTTCTGTTTAAAGATTTTGATCAGATGTCCTGCTAACCTGTGAAGCCAAGGATATACAGAcacaggtggtttttttttctggtccttTGGTCACCCAGAAGAGGAATGCAAGCTTAGAGCTCGGAGAAGCACAGCGTATCAGAGCATCAGTGTTGTAGCCTAGCTCGGAAGCACGTGCACTGATCCATGTGTTTTCTGGGAGTGCTGTATAGCAAAAATGGGAGCAAACTGTTCTTCCTTTGATGTTGAGTTAGCAGTCAACAATGACAGATCCAGCTGCAAGCCTGAGATCCTCAGAGCCGAGTTCCAGCTGCTAAGCTCATATTCAGCCACCAAAAATCAAGTGGCTTGAGTATTCAGCAGCTCTGAAGTTTGTTTCCTCCAGCCAAAGTCGATAGAAACTCCTGAATGCTTCAGCTTCTCCTCCTGTAGGGTTTTGGGAACCCAGTTTCGATGATTGATTTATTAGCAGAGGGCTGTGTTTGGCAGCCCGGTCAGATCAGGCCTGAAACAACCCGGGCAAGTGTGTCCGTGCTGCAGAGCTGGGTTTATGGGAAACACTGGCAGGGTGGCTGTAGGGGGGACCTGGCTGGCTGCCCTGGCAGGCCCCGAGAAGGCTGCAGActggccagggactgtcccagAGCCAAACATCAGTGCTCAGAGTCAGGGCATTAAATCCCCTCGCCCCTCTATTTCTGaacaacaaggaggaaaaaaatcagggcTCAATGAATAAGCATTTTTATGAGGAAACTTCTAGTGACCAAAGCTTTCTGCCCCCTGTATCCCGTTCAGCTCTTTCCCTGCGGGCGCCTGTCCCGCCAGGACAGCGGTGCCTGGGCCTTGCCATACCTGGGCAGCGGCAGCTGGCGATGCACCCTTGGAAGAGCCAGGAGGGCTTATGGGGCTGAGCAGGGTGGGAAAGAGCTCTGGCACCCCCATATCGAACCATACCTACCCACATACCCACCTTCAACTGGGGAGAACAAGAGGTCtttaaaaatgctgcttctcGGTCGTTGCCTTATTTCAAGTCACAGGATGAGTCACAAGGAGTCTGAAAAGCAGCGACAGATTTAATGTCTAATAGCACAAGACTGGATCACTGATGAAAATGAACTCAGTAGCTCTTGCTTAGTGCAGTTTAATAGTGGAATCTTCTACCTTTATGTGGTATTTTTTTTCAATCCTAACATGAATTAAATGCCTTCAAAACAGCAAAGCTTTATAGAAGAGATGCTTAATATTCAGAACCTGGAAAATTCTCCTTCCAAAGTATATAGAAGTGGACTCTATTACTAAGAAAACCTACAATTATAGATGGAGGAGAATGAGAAACAATACTTTTTGTATGACAGCACCATCTATTGCTATTGCTTCATGTGTAATACTCGAGTATGTGGTGGTTTTACTGGAACTGGTTGTCACTTCACCTACTCTTTATAATCAACATAAATTTGGACAGCAGTGTCCATCATAACACGCCACTCCATTGGccatcttgaaaaaaaaacaaaccgcAGCTGCCTAGCTGTTCTTTGGCCTGCACTCGAAGCTCTATGTCATGTGGAAAATCAACAGTCACTTTAATCTGTGTACCTGTATTTATGGAGGACTTAGTCATTCCAGGAGTTATAGAACTTCAATCACAAGAAATCAACTCATAAATGTCCAATGTCATATCTCCTCCAGAGGTTTAATTCTTGATAAGTGAGGAAATAAGGACCCTtgtgaacaaaaaagaaatgaaacaaagccAATGAAagcactgcaggaaagaaagcagCCAAAAGTCTGTATaacttttaaaaaaaccttttgtataacttaaaaaaaaaaaaggcaatgcaaGAATTATGTGGATAGCATGAATACCTGCTGAAAGGAGCAAGAAAAGGACATTTATCAATTAACAAGGTTGTAGCCTGGAAGCTGACATGAGCTGGAAAGCCTGCTAAGAATTAGAAAAATCAAGATTCTAACAACAGAAATCGAGCAAAAGGCTTTGAAGAGGCACTGCATGTAAATGCTGGCTTTGAGAGAAACTGTGTGTCCAAGATCAGACACCCTGATGTCTTGCATCATAAACAAAATAACCAAAACTCACAATTAATGTTAAAACCCACAAAACTGTCAGGAGAAGATATAGGTGAATGGTTCAGTGCTGACTCTGATGTCAAAGAACTTCATCTTTTTTATTTGACATCACCACTGCCTCCCCCTCTCTGCAGTAGATACCATGTCAGCTTTGCACAGCATAGGAGCACCATGCTAGATTTAGATGGAAAACCACCAAACTTGAACTGATATCTCAGGCAGTACTTAAGCAATGACTGAAAAACTCTTCAGTA contains:
- the CRHBP gene encoding corticotropin-releasing factor-binding protein → MPSAFQFQCHFVLIFLAALRGETRYLEVRDAGEDEPFLLLSEDLKRELSAGQIYRRSLRCIDMLSIEGQFTFTAEQPQLHCATFFIGDPEELITIDYDFVNIDCQGGDFLKVFDGWILKGEKFPSSLDHPLPTSQRYVDYCESGNIQRSIRSSQNVAMIFFRIHQPGNGFTVTVKKNANLFPCNVISQTPSGRFTMVIPHQHRNCSFSIIYPVVIKISDLILGHLNGLFLKKPSAGCAGVGDFVELLGGTGLDPSKMFPLADLCHSFHGSAQMKIGCDNTVLRMVSSGKHVNRVTFEYYQLDLQELENRKENSIEEFCFPSI